In a single window of the Bactrocera dorsalis isolate Fly_Bdor chromosome 2, ASM2337382v1, whole genome shotgun sequence genome:
- the LOC125776874 gene encoding uncharacterized protein LOC125776874, which yields MEVNKQRTMWRNSDEVVLIDLWRERAGDLRRAKRNFHIYADISVQMAHKFTPKEVHIKIRNLTQKYREERKKVGPSGGSPSLWKHFDAVHQIIGLTVTNTAEVHESFTVSSMAIGSPEPISPEPEPMSPEPEPMSPEPVCTPVMTLTNSPLMSPPGSSTSAAGASANKKRNYMGELVKVAKEQNELLKTVVEDGKILTERVVTAIEEQSNNTKEFIGIMKNILEKM from the exons atggaGGTGAACAAACAGAGAACAATGTGGAGAAATAGCGACGAAGTTGTTCTAATAGATTTGTGGCGGGAACGAGCTGGAGATTTGCGACGTGCCAAACGTAATTTTCACATCTATGCCGACATATCGGTGCAAATGGCACATAAATTTACACCAAAAGAAGTGCATATTAAAATACGCAACCTTACACAAAAATATAG AGAGGAAAGGAAAAAAGTTGGACCCTCGGGGGGCAGCCCATCGCTGTGGAAACATTTTGATGCGGTCCATCAAATTATTGGACTGACAGTAACCAATACAGCTGAAGTACATGAGTCATTTACTGTG TCATCTATGGCTATAGGATCGCCAGAACCAATATCGCCAGAGCCAGAACCAATGTCGCCAGAGCCAGAACCAATGTCGCCTGAACCGGTATGTACGCCAGTAATGACATTGACGAACTCGCCATTAATGTCGCCACCAGGCAGCTCGACATCAGCAGCGGGGGCATCTGCAAATAAAAAGAGAAACTATATGGGTGAACTTGTAAAAGTGGCAAAAGAACAAAACGAATTGCTGAAGACAGTGGTGGAGGACGGGAAAATATTGACCGAGAGAGTTGTTACTGCAATCGAAGAACAAAGTAATAATACAAAAGAGTTTATAggtattatgaaaaatattttagaaaaaatgtaa